In Streptomyces ambofaciens ATCC 23877, a single genomic region encodes these proteins:
- a CDS encoding TMEM165/GDT1 family protein, with protein MISLTVTAVVFGVVFLAELPDKTALAGLVLGTRYRASYVFAGVAAAFLLHVVLAVAAGSVLTLLPQQIVHAVTGVLFLGGAAVLLMKKDDEDEEIRKPEDQSFWKVSGAGFMLILVAEFGDLTQIMTANLAARYDDPLSVGLGAVLALWAVAGLGIVGGKALMKRVPLALITKIAALLMLGLGVWSLWEAVAG; from the coding sequence TTGATCAGCCTGACCGTGACGGCCGTCGTCTTCGGCGTCGTCTTCCTCGCCGAACTGCCGGACAAGACCGCGCTCGCCGGCCTCGTGCTCGGCACCCGCTACCGGGCCTCCTACGTCTTCGCCGGCGTGGCCGCCGCGTTCCTGCTGCACGTCGTGCTCGCGGTCGCGGCCGGCAGCGTGCTCACCCTGCTGCCGCAGCAGATCGTGCACGCGGTCACCGGCGTGCTGTTCCTCGGCGGCGCGGCCGTGCTGCTGATGAAGAAGGACGACGAGGACGAGGAGATCCGCAAGCCGGAGGACCAGTCCTTCTGGAAGGTCTCCGGGGCGGGCTTCATGCTCATCCTGGTCGCCGAGTTCGGCGACCTCACGCAGATCATGACGGCGAACCTCGCGGCCCGCTACGACGACCCGCTTTCCGTCGGCCTCGGTGCGGTGCTCGCGCTGTGGGCGGTGGCCGGTCTCGGCATCGTCGGCGGGAAGGCCCTGATGAAGCGGGTGCCGCTGGCGCTGATCACCAAGATCGCGGCGCTGCTGATGCTGGGCCTCGGCGTGTGGAGCCTCTGGGAGGCGGTCGCGGGCTGA
- a CDS encoding HNH endonuclease family protein → MPKFYARRRLGFLAAFTGLIASAGLLNGPAASAALPTPVSGATARSYLATLTVKTESRTGYDRDLFPHWITQSGACNTRETVLKRDGSGVVTDSSCAATSGSWYSPYDGATWSAAADVDIDHLVPLAEAWDSGAGAWTTSRRQSFANDLTRPQLLAVTDNVNQSKGDQDPATWIPSRTAYRCTYARAWVQVKYYYDLSVDSAEKSALQNQLANC, encoded by the coding sequence ATGCCCAAGTTCTACGCGCGTCGACGGCTCGGTTTCCTCGCCGCGTTCACCGGACTCATAGCCTCCGCCGGGCTCCTCAACGGCCCGGCCGCCTCCGCCGCCCTCCCCACCCCGGTCAGCGGCGCCACCGCCCGCTCCTACCTCGCCACCCTCACGGTGAAGACGGAGAGCCGCACCGGCTACGACCGCGACCTCTTCCCGCACTGGATCACGCAGTCCGGCGCCTGCAACACCCGCGAGACCGTCCTCAAGCGCGACGGCTCGGGCGTCGTCACCGACTCCTCCTGCGCCGCCACCAGCGGCAGCTGGTACTCCCCCTACGACGGCGCCACCTGGTCAGCCGCCGCCGACGTGGACATCGACCACCTCGTCCCGCTCGCCGAGGCCTGGGACTCGGGCGCCGGAGCCTGGACCACCTCCCGGCGCCAGTCCTTCGCCAACGACCTGACCCGCCCCCAGCTCCTCGCGGTCACCGACAACGTCAACCAGTCCAAGGGCGACCAGGACCCGGCCACCTGGATCCCCTCGCGCACCGCCTACCGCTGCACATACGCCCGAGCCTGGGTACAGGTGAAGTACTACTACGACCTCTCGGTGGACTCCGCCGAGAAGTCGGCCCTGCAGAACCAGCTCGCGAACTGCTGA
- a CDS encoding alkaline phosphatase D family protein gives MAGLRLGPLLRYTDGSCATVWVETDRPCTAEVRCADGARGTARTFRIAGHHYALVQVSGLTPGTATAYEVFLDDTRVWPLPDSRFPPSVIATSPADGDMRIAFGSCRWAAPPAGGKDPVGPDALDTLSARIAADPEGARPDLLLLLGDQVYADEVSDATREWISGRRSLDRAPGDQVADYEEYSHLYDESWTDPDVRWLLSTVPSCMIFDDHDVIDDWNTSAAWLADMRATDWWNERLLSGLMSYWVYQQLGNMSPDELAADPLYAAVRESDDGTEALRKFAARADTDPASVRWSYRRDFGRVRLLMVDSRAARVLEEDRRTMLDPGEAAWLREQVMDERDSYDHLLIGTSLPWLLPHLVHDVEAWNAAICGGERGARWARQGEKIRRGADLEHWAAFPSSFDALADLIAEAGTGPGAPATVSVLSGDVHHAYVAEPSWPGRAPDARVAQLTCSPVHNSVPLSIRLGFRFGWSAPARALGRRIARHGRCAAPAVGWRKTGGPWFGNQIMTLTLRGRSARLRLEQARAEQDGTPALRTITERELA, from the coding sequence ATGGCCGGACTGCGCCTGGGACCACTGCTGAGATACACCGACGGCTCGTGCGCGACCGTCTGGGTCGAGACCGACCGGCCCTGCACCGCCGAGGTGCGCTGCGCCGACGGCGCCCGGGGCACGGCCCGCACCTTCCGCATCGCGGGCCACCACTACGCCCTGGTCCAGGTGAGCGGCCTGACGCCGGGCACGGCGACCGCGTACGAGGTCTTCCTCGACGACACGCGCGTGTGGCCGCTGCCCGACTCGCGCTTCCCGCCGTCGGTGATCGCCACGTCCCCGGCCGACGGGGACATGCGCATCGCCTTCGGTTCGTGCCGCTGGGCCGCGCCCCCGGCCGGCGGGAAGGACCCGGTGGGCCCCGACGCGCTGGACACCCTGTCCGCCCGCATCGCGGCCGATCCGGAGGGTGCCCGGCCCGACCTGCTGCTCCTACTGGGCGACCAGGTGTACGCCGACGAGGTCTCCGACGCCACGCGCGAGTGGATCTCCGGCCGCCGGAGCCTGGACCGGGCGCCGGGCGACCAGGTCGCGGACTACGAGGAGTACAGCCACCTCTACGACGAGTCGTGGACCGACCCGGACGTGCGCTGGCTGCTGTCCACCGTGCCCAGCTGCATGATCTTCGACGACCACGACGTCATCGACGACTGGAACACCTCCGCCGCCTGGCTCGCCGACATGCGGGCCACCGACTGGTGGAACGAACGGCTGCTGAGCGGGCTGATGTCCTACTGGGTCTACCAGCAGCTCGGCAACATGTCCCCCGACGAGCTGGCCGCCGACCCCCTCTACGCGGCCGTCCGCGAGAGCGACGACGGCACCGAGGCGCTCCGCAAGTTCGCCGCCCGGGCGGACACCGACCCGGCCTCCGTCCGCTGGAGCTACCGGCGCGACTTCGGGCGCGTACGGCTGCTGATGGTCGACTCCCGCGCGGCCCGCGTCCTGGAGGAGGACCGCCGCACGATGCTCGACCCGGGCGAGGCCGCCTGGCTGCGCGAGCAGGTCATGGACGAGCGGGACTCCTACGACCACCTCCTGATCGGCACCTCCCTGCCGTGGCTGCTGCCCCACCTGGTGCACGACGTCGAGGCGTGGAACGCCGCGATCTGCGGCGGCGAACGGGGCGCGCGCTGGGCCCGGCAGGGCGAGAAGATCAGGCGCGGCGCGGACCTGGAGCACTGGGCGGCCTTCCCGTCCTCCTTCGACGCCCTCGCGGACCTGATCGCCGAGGCCGGCACCGGGCCGGGGGCGCCCGCGACGGTGAGCGTGCTGTCCGGCGACGTCCACCACGCCTACGTGGCCGAACCGTCCTGGCCGGGGCGCGCCCCCGACGCCCGGGTGGCACAGCTGACCTGCTCCCCCGTCCACAACTCGGTACCGCTCTCGATCCGGCTCGGCTTCCGCTTCGGCTGGAGCGCCCCGGCGCGGGCCCTCGGCCGGCGCATCGCCCGGCACGGACGCTGCGCGGCGCCCGCGGTGGGCTGGCGCAAGACCGGCGGCCCCTGGTTCGGCAACCAGATCATGACGCTGACCCTGCGGGGGCGCTCGGCCCGGCTGCGCCTGGAACAGGCGCGGGCGGAACAGGACGGGACGCCCGCCCTGCGGACGATCACGGAGCGGGAACTGGCGTAG
- a CDS encoding DoxX family protein, with the protein MSGRLDSAQPYALGLFRIVVGLLFACHGAASLFGVLGGASGSGGTIDAGTWPGWYAAVIQLVGGTLVLLGLGTRAAALVSSGSMAYAYFKVHQPSALWPMENGGEASAMFCWAFLLLVFTGSGAFGLDRLLARRTSERGESVAERKTPVAA; encoded by the coding sequence ATGTCCGGACGCCTCGACAGCGCCCAGCCCTACGCCCTCGGCCTGTTCCGCATAGTCGTCGGCCTGCTCTTCGCCTGCCACGGCGCCGCCTCCCTCTTCGGCGTCCTGGGCGGCGCGTCGGGCTCCGGCGGCACGATCGACGCCGGCACCTGGCCGGGCTGGTACGCGGCCGTCATCCAGCTGGTCGGCGGCACCCTCGTACTGCTCGGCCTCGGCACCCGCGCCGCCGCGCTCGTCTCCTCGGGCTCCATGGCCTACGCGTACTTCAAGGTCCACCAGCCGAGCGCCCTGTGGCCGATGGAGAACGGCGGCGAGGCCTCGGCCATGTTCTGCTGGGCCTTCCTGCTGCTCGTCTTCACCGGTTCCGGCGCCTTCGGCCTGGACCGCCTGCTCGCCCGGCGCACGTCCGAGCGGGGGGAGTCCGTCGCCGAGCGGAAGACCCCGGTCGCGGCCTGA
- a CDS encoding DedA family protein, which produces MARPTGEERGVVVVEGLGSIGSLVSSPWIYVVVAVSVLLDIFLPVLPSGVLVITAATAAAAGSGAAAAGRVPQDVPDILVLTLCAATASVLGDLAVYRLAWRGGPRLDRAIARSRRLATAQERLGGALARGGGALVVVARFAPAGRSVVSLLAGTAHRRVREFLPWSALAGLAWAAYSVALGYFGGQWLGATWLATGVSLAALFGAGAGAAYLMRRRPRATEAS; this is translated from the coding sequence ATGGCCCGGCCCACGGGGGAGGAACGGGGAGTTGTGGTGGTCGAAGGTCTCGGCAGTATCGGTTCGCTGGTCAGCAGTCCATGGATCTATGTGGTGGTGGCCGTCTCCGTGCTCCTCGACATCTTTCTGCCGGTCCTGCCGAGCGGTGTGCTGGTGATCACGGCGGCCACCGCGGCCGCCGCGGGATCGGGCGCGGCGGCGGCCGGGCGGGTCCCGCAGGACGTGCCCGACATCCTGGTCCTGACGCTGTGCGCGGCGACCGCCTCGGTCCTCGGCGACCTGGCGGTCTACCGCCTCGCCTGGCGCGGCGGTCCGCGTCTGGACCGCGCCATCGCCCGTTCCCGTCGCCTGGCGACGGCGCAGGAACGTCTCGGCGGGGCGCTCGCCCGCGGTGGCGGCGCCCTGGTCGTCGTGGCCCGTTTCGCCCCGGCCGGGCGCTCGGTGGTCTCCCTGCTCGCCGGCACCGCCCACCGCCGGGTGCGCGAGTTCCTCCCCTGGTCGGCCCTGGCCGGACTGGCCTGGGCCGCCTACAGCGTCGCCCTCGGCTACTTCGGCGGCCAGTGGCTGGGCGCCACCTGGCTGGCGACCGGGGTGTCACTGGCCGCCCTCTTCGGCGCGGGCGCGGGGGCCGCGTACCTGATGCGCCGCCGGCCCCGGGCGACGGAGGCTTCGTAG
- a CDS encoding DUF2277 domain-containing protein yields the protein MCRSIKTLRPPVLAEEATGDEIRAAALQYVRKVSGFRAPAAHNREVFERAVETITAATAELLDGLEVRGGAGARKAS from the coding sequence ATGTGCCGCAGCATCAAGACACTGCGTCCGCCGGTGCTGGCCGAGGAGGCCACCGGGGACGAGATCAGGGCCGCCGCCCTGCAGTACGTGCGCAAGGTCTCGGGGTTCCGCGCGCCGGCCGCGCACAACCGGGAGGTCTTCGAGCGGGCCGTGGAGACGATCACCGCGGCCACGGCCGAGCTGCTGGACGGCCTGGAGGTACGGGGAGGTGCCGGCGCCCGGAAGGCCTCGTGA
- a CDS encoding GNAT family N-acetyltransferase — protein sequence MDGVGEWSGSDAERVRLIPWAEQDLWLLRRTNSPEMTAHLGGPESEEQLLGRHRRYTELRTGRMYRVALADGGETVGSIGYWQRTWRGAEVWETGWAVLAEFQGRGLAVRAARAVMRAARAAGPHRYLHAFPDVGHAASNAVCRRAGFTLLGQADFEYPKGHWIRSNDWRVDLEKGD from the coding sequence ATGGACGGCGTGGGCGAGTGGAGCGGGAGCGACGCGGAGCGGGTGCGCCTGATCCCCTGGGCGGAGCAGGACCTGTGGCTGCTGCGCAGGACCAACAGCCCGGAGATGACCGCGCACCTGGGCGGCCCGGAGAGCGAGGAGCAGCTCCTCGGCCGGCACAGGAGGTACACCGAGCTGAGGACGGGACGGATGTACCGGGTGGCGCTGGCGGACGGTGGCGAGACCGTCGGCTCGATCGGGTACTGGCAGCGGACCTGGCGGGGCGCCGAGGTCTGGGAGACCGGATGGGCGGTGCTGGCCGAGTTCCAGGGGCGCGGGCTGGCCGTCCGGGCGGCCCGCGCGGTGATGCGGGCCGCCCGCGCCGCCGGCCCGCACCGGTATCTGCACGCCTTCCCGGACGTCGGCCACGCCGCCTCCAACGCGGTCTGCCGCAGGGCCGGCTTCACCCTGCTGGGACAGGCCGACTTCGAGTATCCGAAGGGCCACTGGATCCGGTCGAACGACTGGCGGGTGGACCTGGAGAAGGGAGACTGA
- a CDS encoding DUF4097 family beta strand repeat-containing protein, translated as MSRRILPVRALATAGAVAVLVAGLGACASADEDKDPDHRTFAFQGSTLTIDADDSGLEIVAADGNPSGKAEVTRWFQGSVAIGSDPEVTWSMDGDRLKLRTHCTGVVADCATKHRVEVPRGVAVKVRSDDGSVRAHGFRDGLEIRTADGSVRVSDSSGPLEMHSDDGSLRADVSARQVKASTRDGSVRLVLATVPDLVETRSDDGSVTVSLPRETYKVSAESDDGSVDVSVPRDDASSHVVNARTQDGEVTVRTAN; from the coding sequence ATGTCCCGCCGCATCCTTCCGGTCCGCGCGCTCGCCACCGCCGGAGCCGTCGCCGTCCTCGTCGCCGGCCTCGGCGCCTGCGCCTCCGCCGACGAGGACAAGGACCCCGACCACCGCACCTTCGCCTTCCAGGGCTCCACGCTGACCATCGACGCCGACGACTCCGGGCTGGAGATCGTGGCCGCCGACGGCAACCCGTCCGGCAAGGCCGAGGTGACCAGGTGGTTCCAGGGCTCGGTCGCCATCGGCTCCGACCCGGAGGTGACCTGGAGCATGGACGGCGACCGGCTGAAGCTGCGGACGCACTGCACCGGAGTGGTCGCCGACTGCGCCACCAAGCACCGCGTCGAGGTGCCGCGCGGCGTCGCCGTCAAGGTGAGGTCCGACGACGGCAGCGTGCGGGCACACGGCTTCCGGGACGGCCTGGAGATCCGTACGGCGGACGGGTCGGTGCGCGTCAGCGACTCCTCCGGGCCGCTGGAGATGCACAGCGACGACGGTTCGCTGCGCGCGGACGTCTCCGCCCGGCAGGTGAAGGCGTCGACCCGGGACGGCTCGGTCCGCCTGGTGCTCGCGACCGTGCCGGACCTGGTCGAGACCCGCAGCGACGACGGCTCCGTGACCGTCTCCCTGCCCCGGGAGACCTACAAGGTGTCCGCCGAGAGCGACGACGGCTCGGTCGACGTGTCCGTGCCCCGGGACGACGCGAGCTCCCACGTGGTGAACGCGCGGACCCAGGACGGCGAAGTCACGGTCCGAACCGCGAACTGA
- a CDS encoding FmdB family zinc ribbon protein, with protein MPRYEYRCRTCGDTFELSRPMAESSAPAACPGGHDDTVKLLSTVAVGGSTSAPAPAPSSGGGGGGGGCCGGGCCG; from the coding sequence ATGCCTCGCTACGAGTACCGCTGCCGGACCTGCGGCGACACCTTCGAACTGAGCCGCCCCATGGCCGAGTCCTCCGCCCCCGCCGCCTGCCCGGGGGGCCACGACGACACGGTGAAGCTGCTGTCGACGGTCGCGGTCGGCGGCTCGACCTCCGCGCCCGCCCCGGCGCCCTCGTCGGGCGGCGGCGGAGGAGGCGGCGGCTGCTGCGGCGGAGGCTGCTGCGGCTGA
- a CDS encoding DedA family protein — protein sequence MTASAVQTAAGSGAAPEWINDLMDGLGAPGAGLAIALENLFPPLPSEVILPLAGFAASSGRMNLIAVLLWTTAGSVIGALALYGIGALLGRDRTVAIAGKLPLVKVSDIEKTEAWFLKHGTKAVFFGRMIPIFRSLISVPAGVERMRLPVFLGLTTLGSAIWNTVFVLAGYALGDNWSQVSGIASTYSKVILAVAALALLVFVGMRLMRPGAGHRRRGDGRGRGQDVRRPADDDDRSGTGDGAGDQDAAGRDAGVSGPDAPRAGTPAGSAHRPAHRARARR from the coding sequence ATGACAGCCAGCGCAGTGCAGACGGCCGCGGGCAGCGGTGCGGCACCGGAGTGGATCAACGACCTCATGGACGGGCTGGGCGCGCCGGGCGCCGGCCTGGCCATCGCTCTGGAGAACCTCTTCCCTCCCCTGCCGAGCGAGGTGATCCTGCCGCTCGCCGGGTTCGCGGCCAGTTCCGGCCGGATGAACCTGATCGCCGTCCTGCTGTGGACGACGGCGGGCTCGGTGATCGGCGCGCTCGCGCTGTACGGGATCGGCGCCCTGCTCGGCCGGGACCGGACGGTGGCGATCGCGGGCAAGCTGCCGCTGGTGAAGGTGTCCGACATCGAGAAGACGGAGGCGTGGTTCCTGAAGCACGGGACCAAGGCCGTCTTCTTCGGCCGGATGATCCCGATCTTCCGCAGCCTGATCTCCGTACCGGCGGGTGTGGAGCGGATGCGGCTGCCCGTCTTCCTCGGCCTGACCACGCTGGGCAGTGCGATCTGGAACACCGTGTTCGTGCTCGCGGGTTACGCGCTCGGGGACAACTGGTCCCAGGTGTCCGGCATCGCCTCCACGTACTCGAAGGTGATCCTCGCGGTCGCCGCCCTGGCGCTGCTGGTCTTCGTCGGCATGCGACTGATGCGCCCGGGCGCCGGTCACCGCAGGCGGGGCGACGGACGAGGCCGCGGGCAGGACGTACGCCGCCCGGCCGACGACGACGACCGCTCCGGCACCGGTGACGGTGCCGGGGACCAGGACGCCGCCGGCCGGGACGCCGGGGTCAGCGGGCCGGACGCGCCGCGTGCAGGAACTCCCGCAGGATCCGCTCACCGGCCAGCACACCGCGCTCGGGCAAGGCGCTGA
- a CDS encoding phosphoribosyltransferase has translation MTERARAEGRAEVWSGSWVAERLGVELAGDDTLTGLLGLALRRNPKRAHLLVSNVLGKHVPQSPSVVYGHGVALGRRVRDLLGDEEAERAVVLGYAETATGLGHSVADGLGPAPYLHSTRRPVAGVARAGGFEESHSHATSHLLLPEDPALLAGDGALVLVDDEFSTGNTVLNTVRALHERYPRERYVVVALVDMRSPADAGRLEEFAREIGARVDLVTAASGTVRLPPGVLDKGRELVARYEDEGTRAGAGADAGGVAGRVARVDLRWPDGVPDGGRHGFTAAHRERLENALPDMAARIAGALPTGARRVLVLGFEELMYAPLRLAHALERTVDAEVRYSTTTRSPVLAVDDPGYAIRTRLVFPAHDDPADGPGERYAYNVAGGGFDAVVAVVDSAADTPALHACDGLPARLAAHVPHVLLAVVPSYVPRTPHASERPSMLSEPLRGPDFSSYAADEVGWLLQDLSDVTLEAPTEEREEAIQSGGAHYAESLPVEYQPSEQYQELFHAALATSAARLARAVGAVTEIVLTERSPRPVLVSLARAGTPVGILMRRWARFRHGLDLPHYAVSIVRGRGIDANALRWLAGRHDPADVVFVDGWTGKGAITRELAAALRAFEASDGITGFDPEIAVLADPGSCVRTYGTRDDFLIPSACLNSTVSGLISRTVLRADLVGPHDFHGAKFYRELAGADLSTAFLDAVSARFPDVADTVDAQTKELLAADRTPTWEGWAAVERISEEYGIHDVNLVKPGVGETTRVMLRRVPWKVLARAGAGADLDHVRLLAEQRGVPVEESADLPYTCVGLIHPKYTRGATGADGKAVAL, from the coding sequence ATGACGGAGAGGGCGCGCGCCGAGGGGCGGGCCGAGGTCTGGTCCGGGAGCTGGGTGGCCGAGCGGCTCGGCGTCGAACTCGCGGGCGACGACACGCTGACCGGCCTGCTGGGCCTCGCCCTGCGCCGCAACCCCAAGCGGGCGCACCTGCTCGTCTCGAACGTGCTCGGCAAGCACGTCCCGCAGTCGCCCTCCGTGGTGTACGGCCACGGCGTCGCCCTCGGCCGGCGCGTCCGTGACCTGCTCGGCGACGAGGAGGCCGAGAGGGCCGTCGTCCTCGGCTACGCGGAGACCGCCACCGGCCTCGGCCACTCGGTCGCCGACGGCCTCGGGCCGGCCCCGTACCTGCACTCCACCCGCCGTCCGGTCGCCGGGGTCGCCCGGGCGGGCGGCTTCGAGGAGTCCCACTCGCACGCGACCTCGCACCTGCTGCTGCCCGAGGATCCGGCGCTGCTGGCCGGGGACGGGGCGCTGGTCCTCGTCGACGACGAGTTCTCCACCGGCAACACGGTGCTCAACACCGTGCGCGCCCTGCACGAGCGCTACCCCCGCGAGCGGTACGTCGTGGTGGCCCTGGTCGACATGCGCTCGCCCGCCGACGCGGGCCGGCTGGAGGAGTTCGCCCGCGAGATCGGCGCCCGCGTCGACCTGGTGACGGCCGCCTCGGGCACGGTCCGGCTGCCGCCGGGGGTGCTGGACAAGGGGCGGGAACTGGTCGCGCGGTACGAGGACGAGGGGACGCGCGCGGGTGCCGGCGCCGATGCCGGAGGAGTCGCCGGCCGCGTCGCCCGCGTCGACCTGCGCTGGCCCGACGGGGTCCCCGACGGCGGGCGGCACGGCTTCACGGCCGCCCACCGGGAGCGGCTGGAGAACGCGCTGCCGGACATGGCGGCGCGGATCGCCGGGGCACTGCCCACGGGCGCCCGCCGTGTGCTCGTCCTCGGTTTCGAGGAGCTGATGTACGCCCCGCTGCGCCTGGCCCACGCGCTGGAGCGGACCGTCGACGCCGAGGTGCGCTACTCCACCACCACCCGCTCTCCCGTCCTCGCGGTCGACGACCCCGGCTACGCGATACGTACCCGCCTGGTCTTCCCCGCGCACGACGACCCGGCCGACGGCCCCGGCGAGCGCTACGCCTACAACGTCGCGGGCGGCGGCTTCGACGCCGTGGTCGCCGTCGTCGACTCGGCCGCCGACACCCCCGCCCTGCACGCCTGTGACGGACTGCCGGCCCGGCTCGCCGCCCATGTCCCGCACGTCCTGCTCGCGGTCGTCCCGTCGTACGTCCCGCGGACCCCGCACGCCTCCGAAAGGCCCTCCATGCTGTCCGAGCCCCTGCGCGGCCCCGACTTCTCCTCGTACGCGGCCGACGAGGTCGGCTGGCTGCTCCAGGACCTGTCGGACGTGACGCTCGAGGCGCCGACCGAGGAGCGCGAGGAGGCCATCCAGAGCGGCGGCGCGCACTACGCGGAGTCGCTGCCCGTGGAGTACCAGCCCAGCGAGCAGTACCAGGAGCTGTTCCACGCGGCGCTGGCGACGTCCGCCGCCCGGCTGGCCCGCGCCGTCGGCGCCGTCACCGAGATCGTGCTCACCGAACGCTCGCCCCGCCCCGTGCTGGTCTCCCTCGCCCGCGCGGGCACACCCGTCGGCATCCTGATGCGCCGCTGGGCGCGGTTCCGTCACGGCCTCGACCTCCCCCACTACGCCGTGTCGATCGTCCGGGGCCGCGGCATCGACGCCAACGCCCTGCGCTGGCTGGCCGGCCGTCACGACCCCGCCGACGTCGTCTTCGTGGACGGCTGGACCGGCAAGGGCGCCATCACCCGTGAACTCGCCGCCGCCCTGCGCGCCTTCGAGGCCTCCGACGGCATCACCGGCTTCGACCCCGAGATCGCCGTCCTGGCCGACCCCGGTTCCTGCGTACGCACCTACGGCACCCGCGACGACTTCCTCATCCCCTCCGCCTGCCTCAACTCCACCGTCTCCGGGCTGATCTCGCGCACCGTGCTCCGCGCCGACCTGGTCGGCCCGCACGACTTCCACGGCGCGAAGTTCTACCGCGAACTCGCCGGCGCCGACCTGTCGACGGCGTTCCTCGACGCCGTCTCCGCCCGGTTCCCGGACGTCGCCGACACGGTCGACGCCCAGACCAAGGAGCTGCTGGCCGCCGACCGCACGCCCACCTGGGAGGGCTGGGCCGCCGTCGAGCGCATCAGCGAGGAGTACGGCATCCACGACGTGAACCTCGTCAAGCCCGGCGTCGGCGAGACCACCCGCGTGATGCTGCGCCGCGTGCCGTGGAAGGTGCTCGCGCGAGCCGGCGCGGGCGCCGACCTGGACCACGTGCGCCTGCTGGCCGAACAACGGGGCGTACCCGTGGAGGAGAGCGCAGACCTCCCCTACACCTGCGTAGGGCTGATCCACCCCAAGTACACGCGGGGCGCGACCGGCGCCGACGGCAAGGCGGTGGCGCTCTGA
- a CDS encoding HpcH/HpaI aldolase/citrate lyase family protein, whose protein sequence is MRHFGQIAPEVRKRLFHKEPCTFTADSPARLLAAALGATLYSPATRPRLADDILKQGAGGVVSMVLCLEDSIDDADVPVGEENLVRQLTDLAERPGADVPLLFVRVRTPEQIPDLVRRLGPAVRLLSGFVLPKFTEERGVPFLEALSTAEAACDRRLFAMPVLESPDLLYRESRVQTLEGIFRAVDKYRDRVLALRLGVTDFCSSYGLRRGPDMTAYDIQIVASVIADVVNMLARVDGTGFTVTGPVWEYFRVQERMFKPQLRQSPFLEGQAVALRQKLIEHSMDGLLREISLDRANGLLGKTCIHPSHVLPVHALSVVSHEEFSDAQDILRPERCGGGVLRSAYTNKMNEVKPHRAWAERTLLRAEVFGVANEDIGFVELLAAGLAE, encoded by the coding sequence ATGCGTCATTTCGGGCAGATTGCCCCCGAAGTGCGGAAGCGCCTCTTCCACAAGGAGCCCTGCACCTTCACGGCGGACTCGCCGGCCCGGCTGCTGGCCGCGGCCCTGGGCGCCACGCTCTACAGTCCGGCCACCCGGCCCAGACTGGCCGACGACATCCTCAAGCAGGGCGCCGGCGGCGTGGTCTCGATGGTGCTGTGCCTGGAGGACTCGATCGACGACGCCGACGTACCGGTCGGCGAGGAGAACCTCGTCCGTCAGCTCACGGACCTGGCGGAACGTCCCGGCGCCGACGTCCCCCTGCTGTTCGTCCGGGTCCGCACCCCCGAGCAGATCCCCGACCTCGTACGGCGCCTCGGCCCCGCGGTGCGGCTGCTGTCGGGATTCGTGCTGCCGAAGTTCACCGAGGAACGCGGCGTGCCCTTCCTGGAGGCGCTCTCCACCGCCGAGGCGGCCTGTGACCGCAGGCTCTTCGCCATGCCCGTGCTGGAGTCGCCCGACCTGCTGTACCGGGAGTCCCGTGTGCAGACGCTGGAGGGCATCTTCCGCGCCGTCGACAAGTACCGCGACCGGGTGCTCGCCCTGCGTCTCGGCGTGACCGACTTCTGCTCCTCCTACGGGCTGCGCAGAGGCCCCGACATGACGGCGTACGACATCCAGATCGTCGCCTCCGTGATCGCCGACGTGGTGAACATGCTGGCCCGGGTCGACGGCACCGGATTCACGGTGACCGGACCGGTCTGGGAGTACTTCCGCGTCCAGGAGCGGATGTTCAAACCGCAGCTGCGGCAGAGCCCCTTCCTGGAGGGCCAGGCCGTCGCACTGCGCCAGAAGCTGATCGAACACTCCATGGACGGTCTGCTGCGGGAGATCTCCCTGGACCGCGCCAACGGCCTGCTGGGCAAGACCTGCATCCACCCCTCGCACGTGCTGCCCGTGCACGCGCTCTCCGTCGTCAGCCACGAGGAGTTCAGCGACGCCCAGGACATCCTGCGGCCGGAACGCTGCGGTGGGGGTGTCCTGCGGTCGGCCTACACGAACAAGATGAACGAGGTGAAGCCCCACCGCGCCTGGGCCGAACGGACGCTGCTGCGCGCCGAGGTCTTCGGGGTGGCCAACGAGGACATCGGCTTCGTGGAACTGCTCGCCGCCGGACTGGCCGAATGA